The Croceicoccus marinus genome contains a region encoding:
- the secD gene encoding protein translocase subunit SecD — MLDFPVWKRVWLWGITLLGALLAVPSIMMLAGGTWPSSLPDPEINLGLDLAGGSHILLEAETGDVLGLRLTSMEEEVRAAMGNAGIDIGDISREDGRLSFMLEDASEIDAAREQLLPMIEGVGLTGQQDWELSVVDGQRMVLTPTEAGLTQAIDNAMDTATDVVRRRIDELGTREPTIIRQGDNRIVVQVPGLQDPEALKELLGQTAKLEFKLVDTAALPEDVAQGIAPPGSQILPFAPDSAQQGSIAVRRLGGIQGDQLTNAQQGYDQNGAAVVNITFNQEGGRRFAQLTTQNVNRPFAIILDGEVLSAPNINEPILGGQAQISGGFNVDTANNLAISLRSGALPVDLAVVEERTVGPDLGADSIERGVLALIIGGTAVLVFMIVTYGRFGLYANGALVLNVLLILGIMALLGSTLTLPGIAGFVLTIGTAVDANVLINERIREERRRGRRVVQAVEVGYREAQRAIFDANITNVIAGTLLFLFGSGPIRGFAIVLIIGIVTSVFTAVTLTRMWVAGYLRRNRPADLHI; from the coding sequence ATGCTCGACTTTCCCGTGTGGAAGCGCGTCTGGCTATGGGGCATCACCCTGCTGGGCGCGCTGCTGGCCGTACCCTCGATCATGATGCTGGCGGGCGGCACCTGGCCGTCAAGCCTGCCCGACCCCGAGATCAATCTCGGCCTCGACCTTGCAGGCGGCAGCCACATCCTGCTCGAGGCGGAGACCGGTGACGTTCTCGGCCTGCGCCTGACCTCGATGGAAGAGGAAGTGCGCGCCGCGATGGGGAATGCGGGCATCGACATCGGCGACATCAGCCGCGAGGACGGCCGCCTGTCCTTCATGCTGGAGGACGCAAGCGAGATCGACGCCGCGCGCGAGCAACTGCTCCCCATGATCGAGGGTGTGGGCCTGACGGGTCAGCAGGACTGGGAGCTGTCGGTCGTCGACGGCCAGCGCATGGTGCTGACCCCGACCGAGGCCGGTCTGACGCAGGCGATCGACAATGCGATGGACACCGCGACCGACGTGGTCCGCCGCCGCATCGACGAACTTGGCACGCGCGAGCCGACGATCATCCGCCAGGGCGACAATCGCATCGTGGTGCAGGTTCCCGGCCTGCAGGATCCCGAAGCGCTGAAGGAATTGCTGGGACAGACCGCCAAGCTTGAATTCAAGCTGGTCGACACCGCCGCTTTGCCCGAGGACGTGGCGCAGGGCATCGCGCCTCCGGGCAGCCAGATCCTGCCCTTCGCGCCCGATTCGGCGCAGCAGGGCTCGATCGCGGTGCGCCGCCTGGGCGGCATTCAGGGCGACCAGCTGACCAATGCGCAGCAGGGCTATGACCAGAACGGCGCCGCCGTCGTCAACATCACCTTCAACCAGGAAGGCGGCCGCCGCTTCGCACAGCTGACGACGCAGAACGTCAACCGCCCCTTCGCCATCATCCTCGACGGCGAGGTGCTGTCGGCACCCAACATCAACGAGCCGATCCTGGGCGGCCAGGCGCAGATTTCGGGCGGGTTCAACGTCGACACCGCCAACAATCTCGCGATCTCGCTGCGCTCGGGCGCACTGCCCGTCGACCTGGCGGTAGTCGAGGAACGCACCGTCGGACCCGACCTCGGCGCCGATTCGATCGAGCGCGGCGTGCTCGCGCTGATCATCGGCGGCACCGCGGTGCTGGTCTTCATGATCGTCACCTACGGCCGATTCGGCCTGTACGCCAATGGCGCGCTGGTGCTGAACGTGCTGCTGATCCTGGGCATCATGGCGCTGCTGGGATCGACGCTGACGCTGCCCGGCATCGCCGGCTTCGTGCTGACCATCGGTACCGCGGTCGACGCCAACGTGCTGATCAACGAACGCATCCGCGAGGAACGCCGGCGCGGCCGCCGCGTGGTGCAGGCGGTCGAGGTCGGCTACCGCGAGGCGCAGCGCGCGATCTTCGACGCCAACATCACCAACGTGATCGCGGGCACGCTGCTGTTCCTGTTCGGCTCCGGCCCGATCCGCGGCTTCGCGATCGTTCTCATCATCGGTATCGTCACCTCGGTCTTCACCGCGGTCACGCTGACCAGAATGTGGGTGGCGGGCTATCTGCGCCGCAACCGCCCCGCAGACCTGCATATCTGA
- the yajC gene encoding preprotein translocase subunit YajC codes for MTSTLLFLAAAPAAAGPPVWTNFVLLGGMALIFWFLILGPQRRRMKEHQAKVAGLKKGDRVVTAGGLVGKVVKLDDDYVDLELGQGVRVKAVRNTIGDVIPAGSATPAND; via the coding sequence ATGACCAGCACTCTTCTGTTTCTCGCCGCCGCACCTGCCGCCGCAGGCCCGCCCGTGTGGACCAATTTCGTCCTTCTGGGCGGCATGGCGCTGATCTTCTGGTTCCTGATCCTTGGGCCGCAGCGCCGCCGGATGAAGGAGCACCAGGCCAAGGTCGCGGGCCTGAAGAAGGGTGACCGCGTCGTCACCGCCGGCGGCCTCGTCGGCAAGGTGGTGAAGCTCGACGACGACTACGTCGACCTGGAACTGGGGCAGGGCGTGCGGGTCAAGGCCGTGCGCAATACCATCGGCGACGTGATCCCGGCGGGCAGCGCCACTCCGGCGAACGACTGA
- a CDS encoding CerR family C-terminal domain-containing protein encodes MKDVLLDIAIAHFGREGFAGAATRAIAKEADTAMSSITYHFGGKEGLYLACADHIADGVAGRFEQAVAAIRTSPPATREDAVNRVCELLTIFARLMLDPASRHWSYFIVREQHSPTEAFERLWQGAMKHLMDVAVELIRTARPDFPLAEARACAIGLWGQALILRTGSASVCRIMGVGEMDPATADVLIARFVANTRCILLAEPIAQPEHD; translated from the coding sequence ATGAAGGACGTGCTGCTCGACATCGCGATCGCCCATTTCGGCAGGGAAGGTTTCGCCGGCGCCGCCACGCGCGCCATCGCGAAAGAGGCGGATACCGCGATGTCGTCGATCACCTATCACTTCGGCGGCAAGGAAGGGCTCTATCTCGCTTGCGCCGACCATATCGCGGATGGCGTCGCCGGGCGATTCGAACAGGCGGTCGCCGCGATCCGGACCAGCCCGCCCGCCACGCGCGAGGATGCGGTGAACCGGGTCTGCGAGCTGCTGACGATCTTCGCGCGGCTGATGCTCGATCCCGCCTCGCGCCATTGGTCCTATTTCATCGTGCGCGAGCAGCATTCCCCGACCGAGGCGTTCGAGCGGCTGTGGCAGGGCGCGATGAAACACCTGATGGATGTGGCAGTCGAGCTGATCCGCACCGCGCGCCCCGACTTCCCGCTGGCCGAGGCGCGCGCCTGCGCGATCGGGCTGTGGGGGCAGGCGCTGATCCTGCGCACCGGAAGCGCGTCGGTGTGCCGCATCATGGGCGTCGGCGAAATGGACCCTGCCACCGCCGACGTCCTGATCGCGCGCTTCGTCGCCAATACGCGCTGCATCCTTCTTGCCGAACCTATCGCCCAGCCGGAGCACGACTGA
- a CDS encoding HlyD family efflux transporter periplasmic adaptor subunit, with translation MNRRIIAGIALAALIIAAIATSGFGLLKGDDGPLTLYGNVDIREVEMAFQASGRVSRVPVEEGERVAEGELLAVLDPSQAQDRLAQADAQLAQARAQLAKLQAGSRPQEIRQANAQQAAARAALNDAQADYERRQPLVESGAISRAVWEKTVTALRSAEARFAEANQGASLTAEGPRAEDIAAARAQLEAARAARAAIDTDLDYTRLEAPVDGTVVTRSVEPGSLVAPGVTAFTIAIDRPLRVRAYIAQTDLARINPGMKVRVTADGNPDTYQGTIGYISPRAEFTPRSVETEDLRTDLVYRLRIVVDDPDEALRQGQPVTVTIPAARPAVED, from the coding sequence ATGAACCGCCGCATCATCGCCGGGATCGCCCTTGCCGCGCTGATCATCGCCGCCATCGCCACATCGGGCTTCGGCCTGCTGAAGGGGGATGACGGCCCGCTTACCCTGTACGGCAATGTCGACATCCGCGAGGTCGAGATGGCGTTCCAGGCATCGGGCCGCGTCAGCCGCGTCCCGGTCGAGGAAGGCGAGCGCGTGGCGGAAGGCGAATTGCTTGCGGTGCTGGACCCCAGCCAGGCGCAGGACCGGCTGGCGCAGGCCGATGCGCAGCTGGCGCAGGCGCGCGCGCAGCTGGCGAAGCTGCAGGCGGGCAGCCGGCCGCAGGAGATCCGGCAGGCCAATGCCCAGCAGGCCGCTGCGCGCGCGGCGCTGAACGATGCGCAGGCCGATTACGAACGCCGCCAGCCGCTGGTCGAATCGGGCGCGATCAGCCGGGCCGTGTGGGAAAAGACCGTCACCGCGCTGCGCAGCGCGGAAGCCCGCTTTGCCGAGGCGAACCAGGGCGCGTCGCTGACCGCCGAAGGGCCCCGCGCCGAGGATATCGCCGCCGCCCGCGCACAGCTTGAAGCCGCACGCGCCGCGCGCGCCGCGATCGACACCGACCTCGACTACACGCGGCTGGAAGCGCCGGTGGACGGGACGGTCGTCACCCGGTCGGTCGAGCCGGGCAGCCTTGTCGCGCCCGGCGTGACCGCCTTCACCATCGCGATCGACCGCCCGCTTCGGGTGCGCGCCTATATCGCGCAGACCGATCTGGCGCGGATCAATCCGGGCATGAAGGTTCGGGTGACCGCCGACGGCAATCCAGACACCTATCAGGGCACCATCGGCTATATCTCGCCGCGCGCCGAATTCACGCCCAGGTCGGTGGAGACCGAGGATCTGCGCACCGACCTCGTCTATCGCCTGCGCATCGTGGTCGACGATCCGGACGAGGCGCTGCGCCAGGGCCAGCCCGTCACCGTGACCATCCCCGCGGCCCGCCCGGCGGTGGAGGACTGA
- a CDS encoding ATP-binding cassette domain-containing protein yields the protein MPGAAPSPGSGSASDSGAVACARDLVKRFAGAEKPALGRVSLEIPTGRVTGLVGPDGAGKTTLIRILAGLMAPDEGSVSVLGGKPGSDLEHIGYMPQRFGLYEDLTVQQNLDLYADMRALPADEREEAFGRLLDFTDLARFRERLAGALSGGMKQKLGLACALVKTPRLLLLDEPGVGVDPISRRELWAMVQELITDGLGVLWSTAYLDEAEKCDHVYLLSEGELLFSGDPAELTRSVEDRVVRLTGFEDRRRHVLTQMLDRDGVLDGTIQGRSVRLLLKTPDELKGESGFELTRAQPRFEDGFIERLGGGPKGTSALAEAYRTIEAGEGPAIEARGLTRRFGDFTAAHDVSFSVPYGSIFGLLGPNGAGKSTTFKMLCGLLSPSEGSGAVAGHDLRASGGRARAALGYMAQKFSLYGELSVAQNLNFFAGAYGLEGRDARRAVERVTEIFELGERMKATAGTLPLGFKQRLALAAAVLHEPPVLFLDEPTSGVDPVTRREFWMHINGLVEKGVAVLVTTHFMEEAEYCDAITLIYRSEQIASGTPDELKQQAAHMAGLDDPTMEDTFIAMIEASDAQRPGSDEEEAA from the coding sequence ATGCCGGGCGCTGCGCCCTCCCCCGGTTCCGGTTCCGCTTCCGATTCTGGCGCGGTCGCCTGCGCGCGGGATCTGGTGAAGCGCTTCGCGGGGGCGGAGAAGCCTGCGCTCGGCCGTGTTTCGCTGGAGATTCCGACGGGGCGCGTCACCGGGCTGGTCGGTCCGGACGGCGCGGGCAAGACGACGCTGATCCGCATATTGGCCGGGCTGATGGCGCCGGACGAGGGATCGGTCAGCGTGCTGGGCGGCAAGCCCGGCAGCGATCTGGAGCATATCGGCTACATGCCGCAGCGCTTCGGCCTGTACGAGGATCTGACCGTCCAGCAGAACCTCGACCTCTATGCCGACATGCGCGCCCTGCCCGCCGATGAGCGGGAGGAGGCGTTCGGCCGGCTGCTCGACTTCACCGACCTCGCCCGGTTCCGCGAGCGGCTGGCCGGCGCGTTGTCGGGGGGCATGAAGCAGAAGCTGGGCCTGGCCTGCGCGCTGGTAAAGACCCCGCGCCTGCTGCTGCTGGACGAGCCGGGCGTCGGCGTCGACCCGATCTCGCGCCGCGAATTATGGGCGATGGTGCAGGAGCTGATTACGGATGGCTTGGGGGTCTTGTGGTCCACCGCCTATCTCGACGAGGCGGAGAAATGCGATCACGTCTATCTGCTGAGCGAAGGCGAACTGCTGTTCAGCGGCGACCCGGCCGAGCTTACCCGTTCGGTCGAAGACCGCGTGGTCCGGCTGACCGGGTTCGAGGATCGCCGCCGCCATGTTCTGACCCAGATGCTCGACCGCGACGGGGTGCTGGACGGGACGATCCAGGGCCGTTCGGTCCGCCTGTTGCTGAAGACCCCGGATGAGCTGAAGGGCGAGAGCGGGTTCGAACTGACCCGCGCCCAGCCCCGGTTCGAGGATGGCTTCATCGAGCGGCTGGGCGGCGGGCCCAAGGGCACCAGCGCGCTGGCCGAGGCCTATCGCACGATCGAGGCGGGCGAGGGTCCCGCGATCGAGGCCCGGGGGCTGACCCGCCGCTTCGGCGATTTCACCGCCGCGCATGACGTCAGCTTTTCGGTGCCCTACGGATCGATCTTCGGCCTGCTGGGGCCCAATGGCGCAGGCAAGTCGACCACCTTCAAGATGCTGTGCGGCCTGCTGTCCCCCAGCGAGGGTTCTGGCGCGGTGGCGGGGCACGATCTGCGCGCGTCGGGCGGCAGGGCGCGGGCGGCGCTGGGATACATGGCGCAGAAATTCTCGCTCTACGGTGAATTGTCGGTGGCGCAGAACCTGAACTTCTTTGCGGGCGCCTATGGGCTGGAGGGCCGCGACGCGCGCCGCGCGGTCGAGCGGGTAACCGAGATCTTCGAGCTGGGCGAGCGGATGAAAGCCACGGCGGGAACGCTGCCCCTGGGCTTCAAGCAGCGGCTGGCGTTGGCCGCCGCGGTGCTGCACGAACCGCCGGTGCTGTTCCTGGACGAACCGACCAGCGGGGTCGATCCTGTCACCCGCCGCGAATTCTGGATGCATATCAACGGGCTGGTCGAAAAGGGCGTGGCAGTGCTGGTCACCACCCATTTCATGGAGGAGGCCGAATATTGCGACGCGATCACGCTGATCTACCGCTCCGAACAGATCGCCAGCGGCACGCCTGACGAATTGAAACAGCAGGCCGCCCACATGGCCGGTCTCGATGATCCGACGATGGAGGACACCTTCATCGCCATGATCGAGGCGAGCGACGCGCAGCGCCCTGGCAGCGACGAGGAGGAAGCGGCGTGA
- a CDS encoding ABC transporter permease, protein MSGPLIDRRRLTAMIAKEIAQIMRDPSTFLIAFILPLLLLFLFGYALNLDSNNTRIGIAIEDSSAPALSLAGAYQNNPNFQVITARSVQPLKDRMVSGEIRGIVVIPQDFGRGYARGNPPPVQIITDGSMPNTANFTRAYAEGLLNSWMANEAAMRGVNAAPPIDLSLRYWYNPSLTSRNFLVPGAIAIVMTMIGTLLTSLVIAREWERGTMEAMMATPMHMAEFLISKIVPYFVLALASMALCTLLAVTVFGVPLRGSPLALFVIAVAYLMPALGQGLFISAATRNQFVASQIALLSGFLPTFLLSGFMFEISSMPPVIQAITYIVPARYFVPLLQTVFLAGDIWPMIWPNVGIMLLFGAGFFALCIRFTRRSLD, encoded by the coding sequence GTGAGTGGCCCGCTGATCGACCGACGTCGGCTGACCGCGATGATCGCCAAGGAAATCGCCCAGATCATGCGCGATCCATCGACCTTCCTGATTGCCTTCATCCTGCCGCTGCTGCTGCTGTTCCTGTTCGGCTATGCGCTCAATCTCGATTCCAACAATACGCGCATCGGCATCGCGATCGAGGATTCGAGCGCGCCCGCGCTGTCGCTGGCGGGCGCGTACCAGAACAACCCCAATTTTCAGGTCATCACCGCGCGCAGCGTCCAGCCGCTGAAGGACCGGATGGTCAGCGGCGAGATCCGCGGCATCGTCGTGATTCCGCAGGATTTCGGGCGCGGCTATGCGCGCGGCAATCCGCCGCCGGTGCAGATCATCACCGACGGGTCGATGCCCAATACCGCCAATTTCACCCGCGCCTATGCCGAGGGTCTGCTGAACAGCTGGATGGCGAACGAGGCGGCCATGCGCGGCGTGAATGCCGCTCCGCCGATCGATCTGTCGCTGCGCTATTGGTACAATCCCTCGCTCACCAGTCGCAATTTCCTGGTGCCGGGCGCCATCGCCATCGTGATGACGATGATCGGGACGCTGCTGACCAGCCTTGTGATCGCGCGCGAATGGGAACGCGGCACGATGGAGGCGATGATGGCCACGCCGATGCACATGGCCGAGTTCCTGATCAGCAAGATCGTGCCCTATTTCGTGCTGGCACTGGCTTCGATGGCGCTGTGCACCTTGCTGGCGGTGACCGTGTTCGGCGTGCCGCTGCGCGGTTCGCCGCTGGCGCTGTTCGTGATCGCGGTCGCCTATCTGATGCCCGCGCTGGGGCAGGGCCTGTTCATTTCGGCGGCGACCAGGAACCAGTTCGTCGCCAGCCAGATCGCGCTGCTGTCGGGGTTCCTGCCCACTTTCCTGCTGTCGGGCTTCATGTTCGAGATTTCGTCGATGCCGCCCGTCATCCAGGCGATCACCTATATCGTGCCCGCGCGCTATTTCGTTCCGCTGCTGCAGACCGTGTTCCTGGCGGGCGACATCTGGCCGATGATCTGGCCCAATGTGGGCATCATGCTGCTGTTCGGCGCGGGTTTCTTCGCGCTGTGCATCCGCTTCACGCGCCGGAGTCTGGACTAA
- a CDS encoding ABC transporter permease produces the protein MNGALKAMIVKEFWALLRDPKARITLVLPPLLQLLIFSFAVTLEVENVAIGVLDRSNGTASTELIQRIAGARTFGEIRRLESADDLRRAIDRQEVLAAIVIEQDFDRQVARGEPATVGVVLDGRRSNAAQIVGGYLTRIAADAGPELRPSSTPPPQNAVAINWFNPNLEYIWFNMPSLLVVIVSVSGLSVTAQTVAREREMGTFDQLMVSPLTVPQILIGKMVPPFCVGLFNGTVFLVLAPLVFGVPFTGSLGWFYVGLSIYLVSLVGLGMFVSALSTTQQQAFLGSFVATIPVILLSGFASPLENMPDWLRAITFINPARYFMEISIGQFLKAMPVSDMLPLLWPLVLIAFVTISVSGWLFRARME, from the coding sequence ATGAACGGCGCGCTGAAGGCGATGATCGTCAAGGAGTTCTGGGCGCTGCTGCGCGATCCCAAGGCGCGCATCACGCTGGTACTGCCGCCGCTGCTGCAGCTGCTGATCTTCAGCTTCGCGGTTACGCTGGAGGTCGAGAATGTCGCCATCGGCGTGCTCGACCGGTCGAACGGCACCGCCAGTACGGAGCTGATCCAGCGCATCGCCGGGGCGCGTACCTTCGGCGAGATCCGCCGTCTGGAATCCGCCGACGATCTGCGCCGCGCCATCGACCGGCAGGAAGTTCTGGCAGCCATCGTGATCGAGCAGGATTTCGACCGCCAGGTCGCGCGAGGCGAGCCGGCGACGGTGGGAGTGGTGCTGGACGGCAGGCGGTCGAACGCGGCGCAGATCGTGGGCGGCTATCTCACGCGCATCGCCGCCGATGCGGGGCCGGAACTGCGCCCCTCGTCCACTCCGCCGCCGCAGAACGCGGTTGCCATCAACTGGTTCAATCCGAACCTGGAATATATCTGGTTCAACATGCCCAGCCTGCTGGTGGTGATCGTCTCCGTGTCGGGCCTGTCGGTCACCGCGCAGACCGTCGCGCGCGAGCGTGAGATGGGGACGTTCGACCAGCTGATGGTCAGCCCGCTGACCGTGCCGCAGATCCTGATCGGCAAGATGGTGCCGCCGTTCTGCGTGGGCCTGTTCAACGGCACCGTGTTCCTGGTGCTGGCGCCGCTGGTGTTCGGCGTGCCCTTCACCGGTTCGCTGGGCTGGTTCTATGTCGGGCTGTCGATCTATCTGGTCTCGCTGGTGGGGCTGGGGATGTTCGTGTCGGCGCTGTCGACCACGCAGCAGCAGGCGTTCCTAGGATCGTTCGTGGCGACCATCCCGGTCATCCTGCTGTCGGGCTTCGCCAGCCCGCTTGAGAACATGCCCGACTGGCTTCGGGCGATCACTTTTATCAACCCCGCGCGCTATTTCATGGAAATCTCGATCGGCCAGTTCCTGAAAGCCATGCCGGTGTCCGACATGCTGCCGCTATTGTGGCCGCTTGTCCTGATCGCCTTCGTCACGATCAGCGTGTCGGGCTGGCTGTTCCGCGCGCGCATGGAGTGA
- a CDS encoding efflux transporter outer membrane subunit produces MFRPALPLLLAAPLLAGALAGCTVGPDYDAPVPQVSDTWIEPADTGAIQPAWWDRFDDPRLSALIARAMAEAPSLAEARARLAEARANRDAVLGARAPQVSASGAATENRISENGLLPVGAFPGFDPRYSLFDLGFDASWEIDLWGRRTREAQAAQAQAEAAQAAYQDALVQLTAEIARGYVDLRAAQQVSALAAGREDATGDLAALTDQLFQAGEASRIDAEAMRAEAASAADAAAQARALEAAAAYRLSALMGTPPENLLPDLAAAAPIPAAPEAILVGLRSDLLRRRPDVRRAERELAAATARIGAATADLFPRFSLIGGLGTQAQDAGNLFDPGSTRFSIGPSFSWPIFSGGQIRARIRAADAGADAAAAAYQQAVAEALADSEGAVNRFLEARSRTAAAAQAAEAQERAFALSRQRFERGEDNRLELDRARLELLAREQSLASARVEAANAAVAVYKSLGGAWQAETPVDAARP; encoded by the coding sequence ATGTTCCGCCCCGCCCTTCCCCTGTTGCTGGCCGCCCCCTTGCTTGCGGGGGCCCTTGCCGGCTGCACGGTCGGACCCGATTACGACGCGCCGGTGCCGCAGGTGTCGGACACATGGATCGAGCCTGCCGACACCGGCGCGATCCAGCCTGCCTGGTGGGACCGCTTCGACGATCCGCGATTGAGCGCGCTGATCGCCCGCGCCATGGCCGAGGCACCCTCTCTGGCCGAAGCGCGTGCGCGGCTGGCCGAGGCGCGTGCCAATCGCGACGCGGTACTGGGCGCGCGGGCGCCGCAGGTCTCTGCCAGCGGCGCGGCGACCGAAAACCGGATCAGCGAGAACGGCTTGCTGCCGGTGGGCGCCTTTCCCGGCTTCGATCCCCGCTACAGCCTGTTCGACCTGGGCTTCGATGCCAGCTGGGAAATCGACCTGTGGGGCCGCCGCACGCGTGAGGCGCAGGCGGCGCAGGCACAGGCCGAGGCCGCGCAGGCCGCCTATCAGGATGCGCTGGTCCAGCTGACCGCGGAAATCGCGCGCGGATACGTGGACCTGCGCGCGGCGCAGCAGGTGTCGGCGCTGGCCGCCGGGCGCGAGGACGCGACCGGAGACCTGGCCGCGCTGACCGACCAGCTGTTCCAGGCGGGCGAAGCCAGCCGCATCGATGCCGAGGCGATGCGCGCCGAGGCCGCGAGCGCCGCCGATGCCGCCGCGCAGGCGCGCGCGCTGGAAGCCGCCGCCGCCTATCGCCTGTCCGCGCTGATGGGCACCCCGCCCGAAAACCTGCTACCCGATCTGGCCGCCGCCGCGCCGATTCCCGCCGCACCCGAAGCGATCCTGGTCGGGCTGCGGTCCGACCTGCTGCGCCGCCGACCCGACGTGCGCCGGGCCGAACGCGAACTGGCCGCCGCCACCGCGCGGATCGGCGCCGCCACCGCCGACCTGTTCCCGCGCTTCTCGCTGATCGGAGGGCTCGGCACGCAGGCGCAGGACGCCGGCAATCTGTTCGATCCCGGCTCCACGCGCTTTTCGATCGGGCCGAGTTTCAGCTGGCCGATCTTTTCGGGCGGGCAGATCCGCGCCCGGATCCGCGCCGCCGATGCGGGCGCCGATGCCGCCGCCGCCGCCTATCAGCAGGCGGTCGCCGAAGCGCTGGCGGATAGCGAGGGCGCGGTCAACCGCTTCCTGGAAGCGCGCAGCCGCACAGCCGCCGCCGCCCAGGCCGCCGAAGCGCAGGAGCGGGCCTTCGCGCTTTCGCGGCAGCGGTTCGAGCGGGGCGAGGACAACCGGCTCGAACTCGACCGTGCGCGGCTGGAACTGCTGGCGCGCGAGCAGTCGCTGGCATCGGCGCGGGTCGAGGCGGCGAATGCCGCGGTCGCGGTCTACAAGTCGCTGGGCGGCGCATGGCAGGCCGAAACGCCTGTCGATGCCGCCCGGCCCTGA
- a CDS encoding DUF475 domain-containing protein: MLRHFTGSIIFTVVALALGAFVGWEYTGTIEGMLSILWICAVLAVLETSLSFDNAAVNATVLKDMDPLWQRRFLTWGIAIAVFGMRIVFPIVIVAIAASLGPWGALMLAINEPDRYAQIMGEAHTGLMGFGGAFLGMVGLKYFFDADKEIHWIRVIEGPLAKFGRLQAFEIGVMILAIWGTSTLLAGEERLTFLTAGLFGLLTFIAVEMIGDVLGAPEETTGMAAKSGLASFLYLEVLDASFSFDGVIGAFALSTNLFVIAIGLGIGAMFVRSMTIYLVHQGTMSQYRFLEHGAFYAILVLAAIMFLNVEYHIPEVVTGLIGAVLIGLAFFSSLRWNRAELRRDRAGVQA; encoded by the coding sequence TTGCTCAGACATTTCACCGGTTCGATCATCTTCACCGTCGTCGCGCTCGCGCTCGGCGCTTTCGTCGGCTGGGAATATACCGGCACGATAGAAGGCATGCTGTCCATATTGTGGATCTGCGCGGTGCTGGCGGTGCTGGAGACATCGCTGTCGTTCGACAATGCGGCGGTCAACGCTACCGTGCTGAAGGACATGGACCCGTTGTGGCAGCGCCGCTTCCTGACATGGGGCATCGCCATCGCCGTGTTCGGCATGCGCATCGTGTTTCCCATCGTGATCGTGGCCATCGCGGCATCGCTGGGGCCATGGGGCGCGCTGATGCTGGCGATCAACGAACCGGATCGCTACGCGCAGATCATGGGAGAGGCGCATACCGGGCTGATGGGCTTCGGCGGCGCGTTCCTGGGCATGGTCGGCCTGAAATATTTCTTCGACGCCGACAAGGAGATCCACTGGATCCGCGTGATCGAGGGGCCGCTGGCGAAATTCGGGCGGCTGCAGGCGTTCGAGATCGGGGTGATGATCCTGGCGATCTGGGGCACCTCCACCCTGCTGGCGGGCGAGGAGCGGCTGACCTTCCTGACCGCCGGGCTGTTCGGACTGCTGACCTTCATCGCGGTCGAGATGATCGGCGACGTGCTGGGCGCGCCCGAGGAGACAACCGGCATGGCCGCGAAATCCGGCCTCGCCTCGTTCCTTTACCTGGAGGTGCTGGATGCCAGCTTTTCCTTCGACGGGGTGATCGGGGCCTTCGCGCTGTCGACCAATCTGTTCGTGATCGCCATCGGGCTTGGCATCGGCGCGATGTTCGTGCGTTCGATGACGATCTATCTGGTCCATCAGGGCACCATGAGCCAGTACCGCTTCCTGGAGCACGGGGCGTTCTATGCGATCCTGGTGCTGGCCGCGATCATGTTCCTGAACGTCGAGTACCACATTCCCGAGGTCGTGACCGGGCTGATCGGCGCGGTGCTGATCGGGCTGGCCTTCTTCAGCTCGCTGCGCTGGAACCGGGCGGAACTGCGGCGGGACCGGGCGGGGGTGCAGGCATAG